Below is a genomic region from Miscanthus floridulus cultivar M001 chromosome 1, ASM1932011v1, whole genome shotgun sequence.
ggattTATCCGGAGCATGTTGGCgtgtgtagatggatttgagaacacggcaattctccatggtatggtttgacttgggatggagctggcagggtcctttcaatgctttggcgtagtcttcttcgtagttgtgacgtccgccaccttttttaatgatGTTGACTTcgtcgtcatcttcccgagcatgcttgcccctgtaatcatcacggcgattgcgccgctgattatgctggtcgtggtggtcgcgggaatcgttgcgttggttgcggcgatcaaaattgttgttccaaccacgattgccgcggtagtcatcgcggtgtggggggtggtcggagcgtggaacccttgctgcttcttcggtgattatctttttagcctcatcggcgtccgcatattttttagcagtggctaggagcactgtgaccgatttaggtcttttgtggaggagcttatcccttagggcattgtggaagcggagaccagtgatgaaagcttcgattgcctcattgtcggagattgacgggaccttgatgcgcatctccgagaagcgtcgggcgtactcgcgcagtggctcatctttgcgatctcaaatccgctgcagatcatacttgttgccgtgttgttcgcaagtagcaatgaagttgtcgatgtatgcttgcttgagctcttgccaagaatcaaagtagttcaccggcaagctaaccagccattggtggcctgcatggccgacggcgactgggaagtaattagacatgacatgctcatcagccatggctaatctgcacgtagtttcatagagcatgacccataactcggggttctccttgccgtcgtacttctggagtttttcgagcttgaagttttttggccacacgacttggcgaaggtgaggagtaaactgcttcaaacccagagggccgtgggtagtatcatattccatacggcgatagctttcgtgggatgcacgatcattggctctttggttaatgcgatcgcgcagatcgcgttctccgagggagtggcggagatcgttattgccatcacagtGATTtcgattgccaccctggttgaccctgcgaccgtggttatcacggcgattgttgtGGTTGTCTCGTCGATTATTGTCCCGGTTGTTGCGGCGGTCGTCGTCCcggtagtcgcggcggttgtcatcccgaccaccatcatgaccaccattttCGCCTTGATGATTGTCTGGTGGGTCATTGTTgcatgagccacgttggttgggtgactgtgggcgacttgagtactggcgactgtggcttgattcgactgagacggacggggctcgggcttggtttgcaatctcagcggtctgggctatagcagccgtcaggtaggcttgtacatcatcacgaattgcctagattttcagggtattgggtagtcgttgcattgtcgccatagcaacaactacgttggcgcttggagtcctgaagacctgcttttcccctaccctatcaaaggcattgttaagatcgcgtggctggaaccttatgcgtcgtgcctcctcttctgcctcggcttcggcttgtctgcgattaaaccggtcaatattgcgtgcttcgcgtgctagcctttcttgttctgtttcgccaactaccggtggttcatcattactgacgacattgatcaagtctcctcgccttggtgggaaggatgggaatcgtgggaaactcagggagtggtctgggatatccagattgtattcaacttcttcattgtcacgatgctagagctcagtgtggacggagccattagaggcaatgccggacgaggagcttgagccgccctcttgaactgtgtggaccgatccttcttgatactcctcaatccgaaccatgttgacaaagttgcgtggctttggccgaggtagatgtataaaacacagatccaagcagcgttgtatattgtacgcgtagttggaagtagtgtttcgcaggccatagggctaagcctggtaattctccatcaaggcttcgcactcggagagccggagacctgttgcgggggctggtcggcgacgaacagagcgccctttaggagtagacgtgaccacgagatccgtaccgagtcgtgcaggacgactggcccgagcggttgggtagatctgttgtgggtagtggttaactgcttggtaggttgattttgaatcgaatctaccagagctagggtttcagcaagcttggtaccgacccgatcgatggagtcgagcaggtcggtgttgtcgatctgcttccctttgtagcgaggaagcgaacgatgggttgtcggcgtggctgaagacgatgctggtgtggctagAGCCGgatccaacgtggtcggagccgtagctgatgctggtggaggagtggtcgatgcagattggatctgcgcctcctccgtggtcatagTGATGAAGTTATCGGAGCCAGTGGtttaggtgatctggccgatggtgaacgtgaggccgttcggcgtagccatggaaccggagaTGATGgccatcttgttcgtctagagagcagtatgcacaccccctacctagcacgccactgtcgacgaaatatggtcggcagtctacctaggggtatgcccaaggtagtagattatcggcagacaggtgcgcaagccacgaacgagatggtgacgcaagacagacacaaggttttattcaggttcggccgccgtgaaggcgtaatacctacatcctgcgtctgattgtattgctgtatatcaatgagatgatttttgagaggggtcccctgcccgccttatatagtctggggggcagggttacagatctaaaaactaatcctaaccagttacaattatcataggtggccggataaggattcctattctaaccgactaggatcttgcttgatctccaagtctgccttgattccttgcgcaggactccgagcagatcggctgggccgcgcgttgtcttctagtgggctggaccccctggtctgggccggcccaatcctagccgtaagggtaatACCCCCACAGCCACATTCAGAGTTCACAACTGCTTCTTGCAGCTCATTGTAGTGTGTTTAGGTTGTTCTCACCCCCTTggttgcaacataaaaaaatgCTTGTTTAATCAGTATAAATGCTTGTTTTTCAGTATTCTGTATTTTTTGTTGAGTTCCTTAATTTGTGAATCTGTAATTCTGATTCCTGAATTTGGTTGTAGCAAATACTAGCAACCTTGGATTACATCTTTATGAGAAAGTCGGTGTGCTTACCTTGGCTGTTGAGGTTAGTGGTTCCCCTTCAATCTGTTGGTTGCTTGCCCCTTTTCTTTGCTCTGCTTGCCCCCACGCAGAGGATATCTTTATCTTTGATCTGTTGTTGTTTTCTCCTTTCCCCTGCTCTGCATAGGGGGGATCTGATCTGATCTACACGCAGAGCAGTGCTCTGCTTGCCCCCACGCAGAGATTTGATCTCCACGCAGGGCAGAGGCTTCCCCCTGTTTGCTCTGCTTGTTTCTCAAGTATATCGATTGTTGCTTTGAGGCTTATGTGCTGGTACATCTTTAGTGGGCCTTTCTGTCTTCTTAGTTATTGAGCTCTGGGCTGacttacagcctgttcgtttggctgtggcttatcgtaaacgatcgtaaatttctagccggaacaatatttttctctcacacaaaccagccaacagtacttcttcacgaaccagcaacgattaCTCTTTACTTGAATAGAAGATAACCACAAAAAACTTGGACAGAAGACAACAACAAAAGACAAAAATAACAGAGTCGTGGGTCTTGTTTGTCTGATGGAATTTGTGTGTTACATTCTCCTAAAGCACACATTTTTTCGTGTTTCAATTCGTGTGTTTCTTAGGCatccaacaaccatgtgctagctAGTCTAAGAACACATGATTTTTCCTGTGCTGAAATATGTGTTTTACATGTAGCCAATAATTATGTATTGGTTTGTGCTAAAACACACGTCCGTAGAGTAGACAGACTCATTTTGATATTGTTCACGTTGTAATTTTCTGCCTGTGAATAATTTCTCACAAAGAAAAACGATTTGTTCCGTTCACTACCTCTCGTTCAATGGACTAGTTGCACGTAACATATAAAAAATTGATATGAATTTTGTGATTCTATTGTAGTATATTATTGGCCGTCGGATTATATTTCTTCACTAGTCTACCGTCGTGAAAGCCATCAAATGTAAGCCACGAACCATGATCTTCGGAGTTGACACGAGTTTATCTGTCTACATCGTCGACGTCAACAGTGATGCTAAGACTCTCCGACTAAAAAGCTGCTTTTTCATGAACGCTGGGGCATTTTGATTCCCTAACGCAAGCCGGGCCTGCGTGCTTGCTTCTCTTCCACGTCCACGGCCAGGGGCGGATCCTCCGAATCCCATGATGATGCCTCCTGCGCTGCTTCCTCTGCCCCTCCCCGCATCTCGCCGTATGTTCATAAGTGCGCATTGAAAGTTTGGCTGGCGCAACGACCATCCGAGAGACCTGCATGCGTTGCGTTGCGTTTCCTTGCACGGGAGAATCATAGGCGTACTCTGTGATTTTATCTCTCCCAGCGGAGACCTCAGCATCAGAGCGCGTGTGTACGGACAAGAGTTTTCACATCACTCCTCTGTAGCACtattactgctgctgctgctgcttctacAGATCCTCCGATGAAAAACCGCTAGCACCTTCAGATTTTTCGACGCCCAAAAACCACGGCGGCATCATGACTTGGGAGTCTTGGACAGTGGACACAACCAAACAACAAGCATCTGGGTCTCATGTGTGTGATCACTGATCAGCAGGGGAGGAAAGAGGATGTGCTGAAATGATCGCACGCAGCAGCTGCAGAGAGAGACCTGCAGTGAGTGTGCGTGACAGCGTGAGCCAACGCCATGTACTGCCCATCATGCCATGGGGAACGCAGAACGCAGTGCGAATGCGATGcgcgtgggcgtggcgtggcgccGGACAAGCACGCACTGGCTGCACACCTGCACTGCCCGGCCATGCTCTGCTGCTGTGCGCCTGTGCCTGCTCGTGGCGTGACGCATCATGCAACCTTTGACCGGAGGAAAAAAAAAGGCCAGCCGGTGCACTGGTTCCAGCGCAGACGCGCAGTGCGCAGGGCAGCGATGCAAACCCAGCAAGGCAGGTGAATAATTCGATCGACGCTGGGCACAGCACTACTACCACCTGCAATGACGAGGGAAGTGCTCCAGTGGCCTGTGGGGCCAGTGAAGTGTGAACCTAGGAGTACACTACACTAGCGAAGCTGCGAAGAGGAGAAATAAACTGAAAAAGAAACCTTATTAGTACTTTTAAGATAGGGACAAAAGGTcacgttcgcttctcttataatccttctttttcagtttgtttttttaaTCGAAATAATGTTTTCTCTCTCACAATCTTATTTTTTCAACGAAGCAGGCCTACAAAACGAATCGCACTGTTGCTTCACCGTCCTGCGTTTCTGCAGTGCAGAACGGCCAGTAACAAACTGCAGAAGCAAGAAATGTCAGGTAGCCGCGGAACAGCGGAACGAGCAGGCCGACAGGCTTCGGCTGGCTTCGTGTATTTGGTCTGCATTTGTCTGCAAATTTTGACGTTTTCTATATGATGTGCTTTAAAGTCTGCCTACTACTAGTAGTTATATGACATGGGCATGTATTTGCAACAGAGAAAATGAGTTTGGGATCCTAAAGAAAGATGATGCGACGGTGCGTGCAACTTGCAAGGCAGCCTCGATCAATCGACAGCCAAGGCCCCATGGCTATTAACATGGACAGCCTTTGCGATTGATCTTGCCCTGCACGAATAATGCGTCGCAGCGCAGTGTTACCATCATTTGATTCGATTGCACGTATCTTCCAATCAATTGCGTATCTTGGCTTCTGAAACACGACGTTGCACCAGGTATTCCGAAAAGGACTGATGCGGAACAGTACAGAAGACCCATCATGATGCGTGGCTGGTGCTCGTGGAATGTCACTGCTCCCCTAACTAATGAACCTTGCGCTGAGTACACAAAGCAACAAGTTCGTGGACGAAGGGGAGGGAGATGTACAGTTCGTCCggttcgtttgtcttataagaCGTACTTTTTACCAACGAACAGTATCTTTCTTCCATAATAAATCagttaacagtactttcagccatgacttatcagccaagcgataAGGGCACTAGTTTACTTTGCAAGACTTGGACAAGTAATCACACCCATCGTACACCACTAGCCCGGCTTTGTCGAGCTCGTATTCCTGGAAACAAGCGCACCTTTGGCTAACTTGTCCCGTCAGAGCTATGTCGCCTGGCCTCCTCACCAATCTTGGATAGCCCGTGTCGCACCAAACCTAACACAAGCAGTACGATCTTAATTAGGCAGAAAAAAAGACATATTTAGCAAAATGGAAACTGAAACAACTTTGTTCACTCAGAATCTTCGAAATATGGCCTGGCGCCACTGAAATGACACATTAGTTCAACTCAACATCAATCATGCAAAAATGTTTCTCAAGGAGACGTGTGATAGGCAAACATGATTTGGACCATGTAAGCTGTTCGGAACATAGGGAAATTCACACAAAACAGATTAATTTTCCTCAAGAGTCATGAGAAATCCCCAGCAGAGCGATAGGATGAGaaagcagaaggaaaaggatcaGAGAACATTAGAACGTCAAATTACTGGAGTTTGCTGGGTCACTGAAAATCCAGAATAATCTCAACATGTTACACCAACTCATGATGCTTCTCATTAATGCCAGCTGTTTCTTATGTTTATTGCGATTGCATTATTACACAACTCATCTGTTCCCATCTTTATTGGAAAACAGTCATTTCTAGAGTTGAATTATGGTTATGGGCTTGGGGCAAAATTCTTAAATGGTGACTGTCTGGAGCCATAAAAAACAAACCAGAAATTGTTGCCTGGGAAGACCATAGCCCACTAGAGGCATGATACATCCAAATCATACAACATGGCACACTGCTGCCCTACCAACGGACTACCTGGTCTGCTCATTTCATGATGTAGCCAATGTCTAATTTTATTTTTCAAATACGCAGGAGAGCAGTGTATCATTTCATTATAGAAGAAAAGGAACAAGTACAACACCAACTCCAACCCCTAACAGTTCAGTAACATGCACGCCATTGACTCAAAAGTAAAAAATGACCATACCTAAACAGCCCCTGAAACTAGATAATCCCAAAGACTAACTCTAGGAGCTGCTTTGCACCTTCTACTACAGCCCTCACAACCTAATTCACATCAGGAGAGATAGGGTTCAAGATGCAATTTTGTCGATGTCTAACTTTGGTATAGTGACCATTTTCATTTGGTTAGTTTGTTTGAATATGGAATATGATAGGAAGAATCTCAGTTTATGAAGGCCTTTCAAGATAAATAAAGAAAGATACCAACAACATCAGATAAAACCACGTGTCAACAAAAAAGGGATGGTACAAGGATACTTACTTCTCCGCCTTCTTGCTGGCTCCATTTTGAATTGCAGCCAGGTATTTTAGCTTCATCACTCTTCTGCTTTTCAAGAAGCTGTGCACCTCTCTTTGCCTTCATTTCTACACCCTTCAGGTACTTCGTAGGATTTCCTTGACTGTCGTAGTAACGTCCAATAAGTTTACCAGCAAATCTGCATCGTACATGTAAAGGAATGTTACAAGGGTATATATTATTAATTCAGTAGTTTCTCTAACATGATCCACTACTTCAGTGATAGCTTAGCGTGTTCCATATGGCACACACATTTGGTACTAACATGAATACCACATGGTATGGTAGTGATGGATTTAAGAACATGATCAAGAGAATCTAGAGCAAGTGCTATAGCCCAAACACATAAACAGTGTTCCAAATCGTGCTCCACTAGCCTGCCTAGGGACTAGGTGCCACCAAGCTGCCAGCCTAGCACCTAGCATTTCCTGGAAAACTGCATACAGTTCTATGAAGCCTCATGGTTTACAGATATGGAAGGAAATAAGTAACATGAAGAGCATGAAGATGGCTCTTAGAAAGGAGCTCACATATATCTTTCGAAGTAAAATTTCCTCCAATCAACAATGCTGTTTACCTGAAAGGAAATTGAAATCCATCATATTGAAAATATTGGCAAAATAAAGAGAGAAAAGTAAAGTCTGTAAATGCTTGTATTCACCAGCATGCACATACAGTGTTATGTTCAGCGTGCTAAGTAGCTGCTTCCTACCAGTATTTAATAGAATATACATACATGATACATGAGGCAACGATGTTTGCTGTTTCAACATAATTATTTCCTAGCATGTCCACACCTATATCCATACAggctagaagcacaagagaacaaAGCTTAAATCGGAACTAACTCTTTAGTAATTAAAAGGTTGGTAACCTGGTATCATAAGCAAGTAAACAGCCAACTAGATTTTGCAGAAGTGGTTAGAGGAGACGAAACACTTCTATATTACAGTTGAAGCTAACTGCCATCCTAGCCCTAATTTATGAATCATGGTACTTTTAACATTTTTCACTGGCTGTCTATGTCTAAGCTTCATATTTGCATTAACTACGAGGTTTACTAATACGAATAACTCATACTTAGTGTGTTTTAGTACCTCACTGCTTGATAAACCCTGTAAGGAATCAGTCAGACCATCACCTGTTGAAACAGAAAGGTTATTCTAGCAAAAGGATATACTTAAGCAATCATAGATCATTCGTGCTTAATGATCATTATCTTTTTCTTATGGTGAAATTATTGTTTTTTTAAAACAACTTTATTAGAAGCAGAACAGCTAGATTAGCTTCCAGGAAGTTCGGTAAGGGGGGAATTAAGATTCTTCATCCTCCATTAAAATTTAAGTCATATAACTCAAGTATCCACTTCATCATATAAAGGACAAGTCATaatatctgttttttttttcactgaTCCAaaccctttttttttctttctacatTAAACCAACAGGTAacttttttcactctcttttagCCCATCTCATAGTGCGAAGAGTCAGTAGTAACTGCTTCTAAGATATTGAGTAGGCATGTTCATTAGATGTCTTGATCGTTCCATCTTTTGTCCCTTATGAAATTTGTAGAATCAATGTACTGCTAGGAGTAAAAAGATCACACAGAAGAATGCTTTT
It encodes:
- the LOC136504571 gene encoding membrane-associated progesterone-binding protein 4-like, with the translated sequence MARGARFLLVLALLAALLAVVFQLYRLRKPRLWTVEELSLYNGTNEGLPILLAILGSVFDVTKGRSHYGPGGGYHHFAGRDASRAFVSGNFTGDGLTDSLQGLSSSEVNSIVDWRKFYFERYIFAGKLIGRYYDSQGNPTKYLKGVEMKAKRGAQLLEKQKSDEAKIPGCNSKWSQQEGGEVWCDTGYPRLVRRPGDIALTGQVSQRCACFQEYELDKAGLVVYDGCDYLSKSCKVN